From the genome of Gemmatimonas phototrophica, one region includes:
- the ppdK gene encoding pyruvate, phosphate dikinase translates to MTQSVYFFGNGTADGTREMKAVLGGKGANLAEMTNLGVPVPPGFTIAADQCVSYLEHGGITEALRTEVQHALVRLESASGKRFGDAGNPLLVSVRSGAAVSMPGMMETILNLGLNDVTVEGLAAASGNPRFAYDSYRRFLQMYADVVLGVSIHRFEQLLSTKRLTNGVSTDAELSADALRSLVHEYQQLVRSVTGADFPMDPQVQLWGAIEAVWKSWTLKKAIDYRKVNGIPHTLGTGVNIVSMVFGNMGDDSGTGVAFTRDPSTGEHRFYGEFLVNAQGEDVVAGIRTPLHIDEMAQRLPGAYEQLLDTQARLERHFRDMQDIEFTVERGTLYLLQTRTGKRTTAAALQIALDMVTEGLISQREAVLRLQPNQLDQLLHRVIATTSQSTPIAVGLPASPGAASGIVVFDPDVAERRHQQGEQVILVREETTPEDFHGIVAARAVLTARGGMTSHAAVVARGMGKCAIVGCTAVEILPDQRSMRIGDAVIAEGDWLTLDGGTGRVFAGDLPTQPSEVMRVINGQQAESDAPTYQGFAKLMGWADSHRRLRVRANADTPRDARMARNFGAEGIGLCRTEHMFFEGDRITAMREMIVARDEGGRRRALEKLLPMQRADFEGIFQAMDGYPVTIRLLDPPLHEFLPHGGEESSLLAASLHLSRQELSRIVSSLRETNPMLGHRGCRLGIVYPEITEMQARAIFEAAVRAYRRGIDVHPEIMVPLISDVTEFRHQRAIIERAADQVMGVMGERVPYLIGTMIELPRAALTADEIAAEADFFSFGTNDLTQTTFGLSRDDAGRFLPQYVERGIYPDDPFQVLDTKGVGKLVRWAVRDGREAKPGLKVGICGEHGGEPRSVAFCHSVGLDYVSCSPYRVPVARLAAAHASLAD, encoded by the coding sequence GTGACGCAGTCGGTCTACTTCTTCGGGAACGGCACGGCTGACGGCACGCGGGAGATGAAAGCGGTGCTTGGTGGAAAGGGGGCGAACCTTGCCGAGATGACCAATCTCGGCGTCCCGGTGCCCCCGGGGTTTACGATTGCAGCCGATCAGTGCGTCTCGTACCTGGAGCATGGCGGCATCACGGAGGCCTTGCGTACCGAGGTGCAACACGCGCTGGTGCGGCTGGAGAGCGCCAGCGGAAAACGGTTCGGCGACGCCGGAAATCCTTTGCTGGTATCCGTGCGCTCTGGTGCAGCCGTGAGTATGCCCGGAATGATGGAGACAATCCTGAACCTGGGATTGAATGATGTCACCGTGGAAGGATTGGCGGCCGCCAGTGGCAATCCGCGCTTCGCGTACGATTCGTATCGACGCTTTTTACAGATGTATGCAGACGTCGTCTTGGGTGTCAGCATTCATCGCTTCGAGCAGCTGCTGAGCACCAAGCGATTGACCAATGGCGTCTCGACAGATGCCGAGCTGAGCGCCGACGCCCTGCGATCGCTGGTCCATGAGTACCAGCAACTGGTGCGCTCCGTGACGGGAGCGGACTTTCCCATGGATCCTCAGGTGCAGTTGTGGGGCGCCATTGAGGCCGTCTGGAAGTCATGGACGCTCAAGAAGGCGATCGACTATCGCAAGGTCAATGGTATTCCACACACGCTTGGTACCGGCGTAAACATCGTCTCCATGGTGTTTGGCAACATGGGCGATGATTCCGGCACCGGTGTGGCCTTCACGCGTGATCCGAGTACCGGTGAACATCGGTTCTACGGTGAATTTCTCGTGAACGCGCAGGGTGAAGATGTTGTGGCGGGTATCCGGACACCGCTTCACATCGACGAAATGGCGCAACGCCTGCCAGGTGCATACGAGCAGTTGCTCGATACGCAGGCGCGATTGGAACGGCACTTTCGTGACATGCAGGACATCGAGTTTACCGTGGAACGTGGCACGCTGTATCTGCTGCAGACGCGGACCGGTAAACGCACCACAGCGGCGGCACTGCAGATTGCCCTCGACATGGTGACCGAAGGGTTGATTTCGCAGCGGGAAGCGGTGCTGCGACTGCAGCCCAACCAGCTTGATCAACTCCTGCATCGTGTCATCGCCACGACCTCGCAGTCCACGCCGATCGCCGTAGGGCTGCCGGCCAGCCCCGGAGCAGCCAGCGGGATTGTCGTGTTCGATCCCGACGTGGCTGAACGGCGTCACCAGCAGGGTGAGCAAGTCATTCTGGTGCGCGAGGAAACCACCCCGGAGGATTTCCACGGCATTGTCGCAGCGCGCGCGGTCCTTACCGCACGCGGCGGGATGACCAGCCATGCCGCCGTCGTGGCACGCGGCATGGGAAAGTGCGCCATCGTGGGGTGCACCGCGGTGGAAATTCTTCCCGATCAGCGCAGCATGCGCATCGGTGATGCGGTGATTGCCGAAGGGGATTGGCTGACGCTCGACGGCGGCACGGGACGCGTCTTTGCCGGTGACCTGCCAACGCAGCCGAGTGAGGTGATGCGTGTCATCAATGGGCAGCAGGCGGAGAGCGATGCGCCCACCTATCAGGGATTCGCCAAGCTGATGGGATGGGCCGACAGTCACCGACGCCTCCGGGTGCGTGCCAATGCGGATACACCTCGTGATGCCCGCATGGCGCGCAACTTCGGAGCCGAAGGGATCGGCCTCTGTCGCACCGAACATATGTTTTTTGAGGGCGATCGGATCACGGCCATGCGTGAGATGATCGTCGCCCGCGACGAGGGTGGTCGCCGCCGCGCTCTGGAAAAACTACTTCCCATGCAGCGGGCGGATTTTGAGGGAATTTTTCAGGCGATGGATGGCTATCCGGTCACCATCCGCCTGCTCGATCCGCCGCTGCATGAGTTCCTGCCGCATGGAGGCGAGGAGAGTTCACTCCTGGCGGCGTCGCTGCATCTCTCCCGACAGGAGCTGTCGCGCATTGTGTCGTCGTTGCGCGAAACGAATCCCATGTTGGGACATCGCGGATGCCGACTCGGCATCGTGTACCCCGAAATCACCGAGATGCAGGCGCGCGCCATCTTTGAGGCCGCGGTACGCGCGTATCGTCGGGGGATTGATGTGCACCCCGAGATCATGGTACCCCTGATCTCTGATGTCACCGAGTTCCGCCATCAGCGTGCAATCATCGAACGCGCGGCCGACCAGGTCATGGGGGTGATGGGCGAGCGCGTTCCCTATCTCATCGGCACCATGATCGAATTGCCGCGGGCAGCCCTCACGGCCGATGAGATTGCTGCGGAGGCCGACTTCTTTTCGTTCGGTACGAACGATCTCACGCAGACCACGTTCGGCTTGAGTCGTGATGATGCTGGTCGGTTTCTGCCGCAATATGTTGAGCGTGGCATCTATCCCGATGATCCGTTTCAGGTGCTCGACACCAAGGGCGTTGGAAAGTTGGTAAGATGGGCGGTCCGTGATGGACGTGAGGCGAAGCCGGGCCTGAAGGTTGGCATCTGCGGAGAGCATGGTGGAGAACCGCGTAGTGTGGCCTTCTGCCACTCGGTGGGTCTCGACTACGTGTCCTGCTCACCCTACCGGGTACCTGTAGCCCGACTGGCGGCCGCGCACGCGTCGCTGGCGGATTGA
- a CDS encoding flavin-containing monooxygenase, with translation MLSPAARIAVIGAGPSGITAVKHLREAGFDHVVCFDRNDAVGGNWLYRPDSSHSSVFETTHIISSKTLSSYHAYPMPASYPDYPSHAQLAAYFQGYADRFDVTRHVTFGVEVRQAVPLPGDRWRLEIAEHGVARTEEFDALVVANGHHWKPRMPAYPGQFTGELLHSHDYKRAAPFAGRRVLVIGGGNSACDVAVETSRVSAATHISWRRGYYIVPKFIFGQPGDVINARSLWLPRAIKTRVNEWLLRLVQGRNREYGLPDPSYRFGATHPTINSELFYAIRHGHITPRRDIARYDGSTVHFVDGSQGDYDVIIACTGYWIAHPFFSPDVLDYSTGAVPLYLRMLPAQYRTLSFIGLFQPLGCIWPAAELQSELLARYLRGQWTPPGDLTSLIQREIRSPDFEQLDTPRHTITVDYHAFRGRLLSQLGR, from the coding sequence ATGTTATCTCCTGCCGCGCGTATCGCCGTCATCGGGGCCGGTCCGTCGGGGATTACGGCCGTCAAGCACCTCCGTGAGGCGGGATTTGACCACGTCGTCTGCTTTGACCGGAATGATGCCGTGGGAGGAAACTGGCTCTATCGTCCCGACTCCTCCCACTCCAGCGTCTTTGAAACCACACACATCATCAGTTCGAAGACGCTCTCGTCGTACCATGCGTATCCCATGCCGGCGTCGTATCCCGACTATCCGTCGCACGCGCAGTTAGCCGCCTATTTTCAAGGTTACGCGGACCGGTTCGATGTGACGCGTCATGTCACGTTTGGCGTCGAGGTACGGCAGGCGGTGCCCCTCCCCGGCGATCGGTGGCGGCTGGAGATTGCGGAGCATGGTGTGGCACGCACCGAGGAGTTTGATGCCCTGGTGGTAGCCAATGGGCACCATTGGAAACCTCGAATGCCTGCCTACCCTGGACAATTCACCGGGGAACTGCTGCACTCACACGACTACAAGCGGGCCGCACCATTTGCAGGACGTCGGGTGCTGGTCATCGGAGGCGGAAACTCCGCCTGTGATGTGGCCGTCGAAACGTCGCGAGTGTCGGCCGCGACTCACATTTCGTGGCGGCGCGGCTATTACATCGTTCCGAAGTTCATCTTCGGCCAGCCCGGCGACGTCATCAACGCTCGCTCACTCTGGCTTCCGCGCGCCATCAAGACGCGAGTCAACGAGTGGCTGTTACGCCTTGTTCAAGGTAGGAATCGGGAGTACGGCTTGCCCGATCCGTCCTACCGGTTTGGGGCAACGCACCCCACCATCAACTCCGAACTGTTTTACGCCATTCGCCACGGGCATATCACTCCGCGGCGCGACATCGCACGCTACGACGGTTCAACGGTGCACTTCGTTGACGGATCGCAGGGCGACTACGATGTGATCATTGCGTGTACCGGCTATTGGATTGCGCACCCGTTTTTTTCACCGGATGTCCTCGACTACTCCACTGGCGCAGTACCGCTCTATCTGCGAATGCTGCCGGCACAGTATCGCACGCTTTCGTTCATCGGCTTGTTCCAACCACTCGGATGCATCTGGCCCGCGGCCGAGTTGCAGAGCGAATTGTTGGCCCGGTATCTGCGCGGACAATGGACGCCGCCAGGAGACCTGACATCGTTGATTCAGCGGGAGATTCGCTCTCCCGATTTCGAACAGCTCGATACCCCTCGTCATACCATCACGGTGGACTATCACGCGTTTCGCGGTCGCCTGCTGTCGCAACTGGGGCGCTGA
- the dusB gene encoding tRNA dihydrouridine synthase DusB, with product MSKSLSRKTFPFKVPHQTPLYLAPMAGVSESPFRRLCHGHGADVVVTEFLSAEGIRRENEATISKLRFNADEHPIGVQIFGADPAAMADAAAMVTDLFMPDFVDINFGCPVKKVVRRNGGSGCLKDLDLVQEIIRAVSKATHLPVTVKTRSGWNEEMRDPVGIALRMQDAGARVFALHARTRTQMYTGQANWDEIAKVAEALDIPVLGNGDIKTAEDAKRMLDHTKADGLMIGRGSYGQPWIFRQTRALINGEPLPATPGVNERFAVALDHARMVQDYEVDPIGAAIEFRKHLGWYVKGLPNSADLRAKLHQVRDFAEVEAIFSNYLTFYAEYVARGLKSDDPDVSSMTCEAA from the coding sequence ATGTCCAAGTCATTGTCGCGCAAGACCTTTCCTTTCAAGGTGCCCCACCAGACGCCATTGTACCTGGCGCCCATGGCTGGCGTTTCGGAATCGCCATTTCGCCGTTTGTGCCACGGACACGGCGCCGACGTCGTGGTGACCGAGTTTTTGTCGGCAGAGGGAATCCGGCGGGAAAACGAAGCCACGATCAGCAAGTTGCGCTTCAATGCCGACGAACATCCTATCGGGGTGCAGATCTTCGGGGCGGACCCAGCAGCGATGGCCGATGCAGCGGCCATGGTCACCGATCTTTTCATGCCGGACTTCGTCGATATCAACTTCGGTTGTCCGGTAAAAAAGGTGGTCCGCCGCAACGGTGGCTCTGGCTGCCTGAAGGACTTGGATCTGGTGCAGGAGATCATTCGTGCGGTGTCGAAGGCGACGCATTTGCCGGTCACGGTAAAGACCCGCAGCGGGTGGAACGAAGAGATGAGAGACCCGGTCGGAATTGCCTTGCGCATGCAGGATGCCGGGGCCCGGGTCTTTGCACTCCATGCCCGTACACGGACGCAGATGTACACGGGGCAGGCCAATTGGGACGAGATCGCAAAAGTGGCTGAGGCGTTGGATATCCCGGTGCTAGGCAACGGCGATATCAAGACCGCCGAAGACGCCAAGCGGATGCTCGACCATACCAAGGCGGATGGCCTGATGATCGGGCGTGGCTCGTACGGCCAGCCGTGGATCTTCCGGCAGACTCGCGCACTCATCAACGGCGAGCCGCTGCCGGCAACCCCTGGCGTCAATGAGCGGTTCGCCGTGGCGCTTGATCATGCCCGCATGGTACAGGATTACGAGGTCGATCCCATTGGCGCGGCGATTGAGTTTCGGAAGCACCTCGGCTGGTACGTGAAGGGGCTGCCCAACTCCGCCGATCTGCGCGCCAAGCTGCATCAGGTCCGTGATTTCGCCGAGGTGGAAGCCATCTTTTCGAACTACCTCACGTTCTATGCCGAGTACGTCGCCCGTGGGCTCAAGTCGGACGATCCGGATGTTTCGTCGATGACCTGCGAAGCGGCCTGA
- a CDS encoding PTS sugar transporter subunit IIA, with amino-acid sequence MELREFFSEEAVQLELQGTSKDEILKELIGLLKLDEKSEGMLFKMLKRRENLGSTGIGRGIAIPHCRSLVVNRLRVAFGRKKDGVDFKAIDDKPVNFFFLIVAPPLEVSNQYLPVLGKIAQFSKEGDVPGRLLEITSPAEFMALLEEKRV; translated from the coding sequence ATGGAACTTCGCGAGTTTTTTTCAGAAGAGGCCGTCCAGCTTGAGCTTCAGGGCACCAGCAAGGACGAAATTCTCAAGGAACTGATCGGGCTGCTCAAGCTCGACGAAAAGTCCGAGGGCATGCTGTTCAAGATGCTCAAGCGGCGAGAGAATCTTGGGTCCACGGGCATTGGTCGTGGAATCGCGATTCCGCATTGTCGCTCCCTTGTCGTCAACCGTCTTCGCGTGGCGTTCGGGCGCAAGAAGGACGGGGTGGATTTCAAGGCCATCGACGACAAACCGGTCAATTTCTTCTTCCTGATCGTTGCGCCGCCGCTGGAGGTCTCCAATCAATACCTCCCGGTGCTCGGAAAGATCGCGCAGTTCAGCAAGGAAGGTGATGTGCCTGGTCGTCTGCTTGAGATTACCTCACCCGCCGAATTCATGGCCCTGCTGGAAGAGAAGCGCGTCTAG
- a CDS encoding MATE family efflux transporter — protein MVQVASPVVLINLGVQAMGVVDTLMVGKLGGAAIAAVALGNFYFFNVSVFGIGLLFALDPVVSQAIGAGDREGAARGVQRGLLLSALVSVVVMAALLPGEWLLSALNQPAEVVQETAVYARRRLLGTIPFFAFTVMRQTLQAMGPVRPILIAAFIANLVNAAANWLLIFGHGGAPALGVEGAGYATAISTWIMALVLAVTAWSLLREMVLPWRPESFLWAPMSRMLRIGVPIGIQWFFEGFAFGLTALFMGWMGTASLAGHEIALNMAALTFMVPLGISGAAAAVIGRAIGRGDMVAARRDAIAAIVCGVGFMCVSALVFILAPEWLTSLYTGETATVAVAVTLIPLAGWFQVFDGLQAVTSGVLRGTGDTRVPAVLHMVAFWGVGIPLGYYLGFHTALRERGLWMGLVAGLATAALLQSVRVYSRLQDTLTRVRIDH, from the coding sequence ATGGTGCAGGTCGCTTCGCCGGTAGTCCTTATCAATCTTGGTGTGCAGGCCATGGGTGTGGTAGATACGCTCATGGTGGGCAAGCTTGGCGGCGCGGCGATCGCCGCAGTGGCCTTGGGCAATTTTTACTTTTTCAATGTCAGTGTGTTCGGTATTGGTCTGCTCTTCGCACTCGATCCCGTGGTGTCACAGGCGATAGGGGCAGGAGATCGCGAGGGGGCGGCGCGTGGGGTGCAGCGTGGCCTGCTGCTATCGGCGCTTGTCTCCGTCGTGGTCATGGCCGCGTTGCTTCCCGGCGAGTGGTTGCTCAGTGCGCTCAATCAACCGGCGGAGGTGGTCCAGGAGACGGCGGTGTACGCACGTCGTCGCTTACTCGGCACCATTCCGTTTTTTGCCTTTACCGTGATGCGACAGACCCTGCAGGCCATGGGACCTGTGCGGCCGATTCTCATCGCCGCGTTCATCGCCAACCTGGTGAATGCGGCCGCCAATTGGTTGCTGATCTTCGGGCACGGTGGGGCACCAGCGCTGGGGGTAGAAGGCGCTGGGTATGCCACCGCCATTTCCACGTGGATCATGGCGCTCGTTCTGGCCGTCACGGCATGGTCGCTGCTTCGGGAAATGGTGCTGCCGTGGCGACCGGAATCATTCCTGTGGGCTCCAATGTCGCGGATGCTGCGCATTGGGGTGCCGATAGGGATTCAGTGGTTCTTTGAAGGCTTTGCCTTTGGGCTGACGGCACTCTTCATGGGTTGGATGGGTACCGCGTCCCTTGCTGGCCATGAGATTGCCCTCAACATGGCGGCCCTCACCTTCATGGTCCCACTTGGCATTTCCGGCGCCGCTGCCGCCGTGATTGGTCGCGCCATTGGACGCGGCGATATGGTAGCCGCACGACGAGATGCCATTGCCGCCATCGTGTGCGGCGTGGGATTCATGTGCGTCAGCGCACTGGTCTTCATTCTCGCGCCGGAGTGGCTGACGTCCCTGTACACCGGCGAGACCGCCACGGTCGCCGTGGCGGTGACATTGATCCCCCTGGCCGGGTGGTTTCAGGTCTTCGACGGCCTGCAGGCCGTCACCAGCGGGGTGTTGCGGGGGACGGGCGATACCCGCGTGCCCGCCGTGCTGCACATGGTGGCGTTCTGGGGCGTCGGGATCCCGCTGGGATACTACCTCGGTTTCCACACCGCGCTCAGAGAGCGCGGGCTGTGGATGGGACTCGTGGCCGGACTGGCCACGGCTGCACTCCTGCAAAGCGTTCGCGTGTACTCGCGACTGCAGGATACCCTGACCCGCGTGCGCATCGACCACTGA
- a CDS encoding amidohydrolase family protein → MRRLNVFTRILAAGLLLLDAPAVAAQTAPTHGVRPRRLAIRNAMVIEGNGTPAEGPKDIILEGNRIIDVVSLDPVAVKMGEVKRIPADVEIDATGKYVMPGLINLHGHVQDERGGIPQPLEYQLKLWLGMGITSVRDVSSETPKTLQLRTRSAAGEVAAPRLYVYARYAYMPVPKNEVEARQRVRDLKAQGVDGLKLFGMDKDVYAPVLDEAKKLGLRTAHHMAVDETNAWDAAKGGLTSIEHWYGVPDAALLSGAQQFPSNFNYADEGMRFRYAGRLWREADPARLQEVLKAMVQGGVAWNPTLDIYEASRDLQRAETQPWFTEYLHPTLEKYFRPDAANHGSYFANWSSTDEAFWKENYQIWFRAVRDFERLGGVIGAGEDAGFIYQVYGFGLVRELELHQEAGFSTLKVLQHVTANNAKILGEEQRLGRIRAGFLADLVVVNGNPLEDLKALYPQRADAAAGPGGGVQWTIKDGIPYDAPRMLSEVRALVKAARTR, encoded by the coding sequence ATGCGCCGTCTGAACGTGTTCACGCGTATACTGGCTGCTGGTCTGCTGCTGCTGGATGCGCCGGCGGTCGCGGCACAGACGGCACCTACCCATGGGGTGCGTCCCCGTCGCCTGGCCATCCGGAATGCCATGGTGATTGAAGGGAACGGCACGCCGGCCGAGGGCCCCAAGGACATCATCCTTGAGGGGAACCGGATCATCGACGTGGTGTCGTTGGATCCGGTGGCCGTCAAGATGGGTGAGGTGAAGCGTATTCCCGCTGACGTCGAGATTGATGCCACCGGGAAGTACGTCATGCCAGGGCTCATCAATCTCCATGGGCATGTGCAGGACGAGCGGGGAGGTATTCCTCAGCCGCTGGAGTATCAGCTGAAGTTGTGGCTTGGCATGGGCATTACCTCGGTTCGCGATGTGTCGAGTGAGACGCCAAAAACGCTCCAGCTCCGCACCCGCAGTGCCGCCGGTGAGGTTGCCGCACCTCGCCTGTACGTCTACGCCCGATACGCGTACATGCCCGTTCCCAAGAACGAGGTGGAAGCCAGGCAACGGGTCCGCGACCTCAAGGCACAAGGGGTGGACGGTCTCAAGCTCTTCGGCATGGACAAAGATGTGTACGCGCCTGTTCTGGATGAAGCAAAGAAGCTGGGGCTGCGGACGGCGCACCACATGGCGGTTGATGAAACCAACGCGTGGGATGCGGCCAAAGGTGGACTGACGAGCATTGAGCATTGGTATGGTGTACCCGATGCGGCCTTGCTCAGTGGTGCGCAGCAATTCCCCTCCAATTTCAACTATGCCGACGAAGGCATGCGTTTCCGCTACGCGGGGCGCTTGTGGCGGGAAGCCGATCCCGCGCGCCTGCAGGAGGTGCTGAAGGCGATGGTGCAGGGGGGCGTCGCGTGGAATCCGACGCTCGATATCTATGAGGCGAGTCGCGATCTGCAGCGTGCGGAGACGCAGCCGTGGTTTACCGAGTATCTGCACCCGACGCTCGAGAAGTACTTCCGCCCCGATGCGGCGAATCATGGATCGTACTTCGCGAATTGGAGCAGCACCGACGAAGCGTTCTGGAAAGAGAATTACCAGATCTGGTTCCGGGCCGTGCGTGATTTCGAACGGCTCGGGGGCGTGATCGGTGCGGGCGAAGATGCCGGCTTCATTTATCAGGTTTATGGATTCGGCCTGGTGCGCGAGTTGGAGCTGCATCAGGAAGCCGGCTTTTCCACGCTCAAGGTGTTGCAGCACGTCACGGCCAACAACGCCAAAATTCTCGGTGAGGAGCAGCGCCTCGGTCGTATACGTGCCGGGTTTCTTGCTGATCTCGTGGTGGTGAATGGCAATCCGTTGGAGGATCTCAAGGCCCTCTATCCCCAGCGCGCGGATGCTGCCGCCGGCCCGGGCGGTGGTGTGCAGTGGACGATCAAGGACGGCATCCCGTACGACGCGCCGCGCATGTTGTCCGAGGTCCGTGCGCTCGTGAAGGCGGCGCGTACGCGGTGA
- the guaA gene encoding glutamine-hydrolyzing GMP synthase, whose protein sequence is MRNTSSRILILDCGSQFTQLIARRVREARVYSEIHPPTQSLEWIRAWNPTGIVLSGGPSSVTDEGAPTVSRELLDIAPVLGVCYGMQLIAHLEGGAVVGGGRREYGRAEVVVDEPSGLFAGFDQGERTTVWMSHGDHVEQVPPGYVATAHSGSTCAGFRHEQKPIYAIQFHSEVHHTVRGAEIIQNFLFGVCHCTPDWTPGHFIDQEVAKIRALVGDRQVICGLSGGVDSSVAAALVHKAIGDQLTCIFVDTGLLRLHEREQVERTMGQHLGMKLITVRAEDRFLTALAGVGEPERKRKIIGEHFIRVFESASEEAGKNAAFLVQGTLYPDVIESVSAKGGPSATIKTHHNVGGLPKDMKFGLIEPLRELFKDEVRNVGRELGLPEEMVGRHPFPGPGLAIRVLGEVSPYALDILRRADAIYLEEIRAAGLYPEIWQAFAVFLPVRSVGVMGDGRTYEHVIALRAVTSTDGMTADWYAFPHDVLGRISNRIINEVDGVNRVVYDISSKPPATIEWE, encoded by the coding sequence ATGCGGAACACGTCGAGTCGCATCCTCATTCTTGACTGCGGATCGCAGTTCACGCAGCTCATTGCTCGCCGGGTCCGTGAAGCGCGGGTCTATTCCGAGATTCATCCGCCCACACAATCGTTGGAGTGGATACGGGCGTGGAATCCCACGGGCATCGTTCTGTCGGGTGGTCCGAGTTCGGTAACGGATGAAGGCGCGCCTACGGTGTCCCGCGAACTGCTTGACATCGCTCCGGTCCTCGGCGTGTGCTACGGCATGCAGCTCATCGCACATCTCGAGGGCGGTGCCGTCGTGGGAGGCGGTCGTCGGGAGTATGGTCGCGCCGAGGTCGTGGTAGACGAACCGTCGGGGCTCTTTGCCGGGTTTGATCAGGGAGAGCGCACGACAGTCTGGATGAGCCATGGGGATCACGTGGAGCAGGTGCCGCCTGGCTATGTCGCCACGGCGCATAGTGGCAGCACGTGCGCGGGGTTCCGCCATGAGCAGAAGCCGATCTATGCTATCCAGTTTCACTCCGAAGTGCACCACACCGTGCGCGGCGCCGAGATCATTCAGAATTTCCTGTTCGGCGTGTGCCACTGCACCCCTGATTGGACGCCGGGGCATTTCATTGATCAGGAAGTCGCCAAGATCCGTGCGCTCGTCGGTGACCGCCAGGTTATTTGTGGGCTTTCCGGCGGCGTAGACTCCAGTGTTGCCGCGGCGCTTGTCCACAAGGCGATTGGCGACCAGCTGACGTGCATCTTTGTGGATACCGGGCTGCTGCGGCTGCATGAGCGCGAGCAGGTCGAACGCACCATGGGACAGCATCTCGGCATGAAGCTCATCACGGTTCGCGCGGAGGACCGCTTTCTCACGGCGCTTGCGGGTGTCGGAGAGCCTGAACGCAAGCGGAAGATCATTGGCGAGCACTTCATCCGCGTCTTTGAAAGCGCGTCGGAGGAGGCGGGAAAGAACGCGGCGTTCCTGGTGCAGGGTACCCTGTACCCCGACGTGATTGAATCCGTGAGTGCCAAGGGCGGACCGTCCGCGACGATCAAGACTCACCACAATGTGGGTGGCCTGCCAAAGGACATGAAGTTCGGTTTGATCGAGCCATTGCGTGAACTGTTCAAGGACGAAGTCCGCAACGTGGGACGCGAATTGGGGCTCCCTGAAGAAATGGTTGGACGTCATCCATTCCCGGGACCAGGACTGGCGATTCGGGTGTTGGGCGAAGTCTCACCCTATGCACTGGATATTCTTCGCCGCGCCGACGCCATCTACCTCGAAGAAATCCGGGCCGCTGGACTGTACCCCGAAATTTGGCAGGCGTTTGCGGTGTTCCTCCCGGTGCGCTCCGTTGGTGTCATGGGCGATGGCCGTACCTATGAACACGTGATCGCGCTGCGTGCCGTGACCAGCACGGACGGGATGACGGCCGATTGGTATGCGTTCCCCCATGATGTGCTGGGGCGGATTTCCAATCGCATCATCAACGAAGTGGACGGCGTGAACCGCGTGGTGTACGACATCAGCTCCAAGCCCCCCGCCACCATCGAGTGGGAGTAA
- a CDS encoding YfcE family phosphodiesterase, protein MRIGLLSDTHDRVPAIRALLEQMVAGGVSLVMHAGDYCSPFSLQPFHDLSLPLLGVFGRNDGDRDALMAAAKTGFGAAELYESPHSFDLGGKSVLLIHDLADVHQRSIDGHEVIVHGFTHVPEMKARGESLLVNPGEGCGWLHGAPTGAILDLETKAVEFLKLTGPEWKV, encoded by the coding sequence ATGCGGATCGGCCTGTTGTCGGACACCCATGATCGCGTGCCCGCCATTCGTGCATTACTCGAGCAGATGGTTGCCGGTGGTGTGTCGCTGGTGATGCATGCTGGGGATTATTGCTCACCATTTTCCTTGCAGCCGTTTCATGATCTGTCGCTGCCGCTGTTGGGCGTCTTCGGTCGAAACGATGGAGATCGCGACGCCTTGATGGCCGCTGCGAAGACGGGATTCGGTGCGGCGGAACTCTACGAGTCCCCCCACAGCTTCGATCTTGGTGGCAAGTCGGTGCTGCTGATTCACGATCTCGCCGACGTGCACCAGCGCTCCATCGACGGACATGAGGTCATCGTCCATGGCTTTACGCATGTCCCGGAAATGAAGGCGCGAGGCGAGTCCTTGCTGGTCAACCCGGGCGAAGGCTGTGGCTGGCTGCACGGGGCGCCCACCGGGGCCATTCTCGACCTCGAGACGAAAGCAGTTGAATTCCTCAAGCTCACGGGACCGGAGTGGAAGGTCTGA